Below is a window of Cydia amplana chromosome 3, ilCydAmpl1.1, whole genome shotgun sequence DNA.
caagcttcttaaatcaatgtttatatttgttaaaaaacgaCGCCGAaaaaagcagcgctctgacacgaaccaatcgtcaaatgttactcgacaataataCAAGCAAGAGTTATTCGGAGATGAggtattaggccctcgggagcctgaaaatcgagctcgatattacagactttaaatatataaaataacataatttacataatcatctgaagattgtgtatctgagaaactgatattggacattaagtaggtattaggtataaacatttaggtacaataaaaacaatatttatgaattttggccatatgaaacaaatattgttttcggcgcgcgcggggccgccggggccccctagccgaggcggggccccctatccgaggcggggcccataggcagttgcctactctgacttagggttaatccggccctgttgatgttaaaagcttattacagagtcgaggactacttgacagacaaacatgcatggtccaaaccagaaactaataaaaagtagtagcaattaaaaacattgtattttgtatacagttataggtgacacagctcaccTGAGCtgaatgggaaaacatattatataaatctgattgattattatcattgatatagtataaagaactggatacccaatcagccgccaaaaatggccccacaaaagtgatgtcaaaacagatcatgcatcactttttcgtttagtcttgtttgaaacgctcaaatgtgaagttgtcaacaattacgaaatgtgccgttaaaatatgtaaaaataacaatgataaaacaaggaaaaaggatggaatgtatttctttcggttagttctttggatagcattacataatttatgtaatctggtggtaattttatggttttgaataaattaatttgttagtaccaaagaagggatgtcaaggaacaaaattctattgagtcgatgtgaggtcaatatttttttatatttttatatggaattcataagaaataatattatgtttaaattgaagatttccaagaaaacctatgcgacgtgcaaagtggactgctatttaattatagcaaaagataggggtgatgcagttttaaacaaggcaaaacggcacttgtgtgtttggcccatttccctgtttccgacatatacaccaccaataagggcttatatcgactaactgtaaatgctaaacctgtcggaacacagtgacaaccacaggatttttttttataaagtataggtagactttataaaaaaaatccaatcagtatctaaatgtccccgtgcacccgtgctatgagtaaatgtagatcttaaatacacagttatttaataagtagaatttatttcaaggaaattagtatttaaagacgtatacttacgaattaaaaatttaatttgtttgaatttgaaccacgaattaatttttttttaatttgagctcccgattaaattaaatttgttttatttattacttcaattttaatattttcctgtacagtaatacatattaaagtgtaccaaagtgactccattcgttcattattctcgtttgacgttgtttgacgtaaatacgttacgtttagtgccatcggactaaattttttaacagtgttggtacttatgtttgcaaatttgacacttaatgcttacgacattaagctcttttctgtacgaaacatttatcttgactcaaaatttacgtaagcgtttttatcatcaatgcaaatggtgcgaaacgtcattgggatccacatttcttgacgtttttgttctgctttgtgtgtctatttcttttatattaagtcagtgattattatgaattaccaacataataATTGCTTAGGTAAGCAGGaaaacacatcaaatattatatgttggtaattcataataatcaatcagatttatataatatgttttcccatttcttttaataactttattttcttttccttttgtaagaatttgatatgttttctgaaagagctacgaatttgtatgattccatgtacatatgtatattttctaaatcaaatttctattacaccttatgtgtataattgcatgaattctatagtgatttaaattgtatttttttttccttattttctcgtaatgcatgttaattatactACGACGTTACATCCTCAAGATTTATTGTCACTCTGTAGTTCACTCTCAATGTATCAGGCATTGCACATTAGTTTAAAGCtagaaaatagaataaaaagtACTAAAATGACTACCTTCCCCCACTCCTGCCCCACCGTCACCCGGTTCTTGCGCCCGAGTTCGTGTCATTCTCTTTCTTTGTGCGGGCATTGCAACATCGTATTACGTAGGTAACTTAGTAAATCCGTAAAATCGTATTCCTTTTCGTATCGCACAAATCAGAGATAATGGGAAAGCGTAAACGTAAGGATAAAAATcgacatttaaaagaaaagatTAGGCGGTTAGAAGATCGACTCAACCGTCATTCATCATCAGATTCGGCAACAGATGAAGGTAAGTGTCTTTctttgtttaaataaaacagtATTAACTACCTAATTAATTGAAACTatagttaaataattattaactatGAGAGTGGAATGCGTGATAAATAAAATCTACCCTCCCTAGATTGGAGAAAAAATGTTATGCTTCGATTCAAACTCGAACGAACCTACATAAACAAAGATTCTTTTTTATGACCTTTGTACTGTTACCGGATGGTCAACGTTAGTTGTttactttattaaaattaacatcTTACTTAGTAATCGTTTTGTAAACAATAGATTTTCGTCGAATAATATGGGTGTTAGATAATAAATAGGTTAATGCTATAACATAAACTTGTTGAAAGTATTAAAACGTTACTCGAGCGATTATAAGTCTAGGTATGCCAACTAACAGTCCCGCGTCATAGCGTGCCTATGCCCAGTGACTCAAAACCTTCAGTCCAGCGATATAGCGAGCCTATACCCAGTGACCTTAAAACACTAGTCCAGCGGCATAGCGAGCCTATGTTCAGAgacttaaaatatgttttttttatcgtttttacAGAATACAATGATTATGATCGGTACTATCCTGAATCGTACGATTACCCTCACAATCCAGGGAGTGAAGACGAAGTGCCCCTAATACCGTGGTCTGATTCGGAACACTCAATTCCCGATACAACGCCCAAATCGGTAGTCATGCAACCGGCACCGATAGCGGGCCCAGCTCTTAATTCTGACGCACCCAGTAACGTCAACGAACCGGTATCAGCTGATCCGGACATCAGCAATAAGACTGATACATCACCAACGTTGCCGCCCGATATATTAGAGGCCCTCGGAGATCCGAAGGGAAAAGAGGAAATATATGGGCCAAAAATACCTGATGAGATCTCTAAACGTTGGGGCCGGGTACTCGTTGATGGCCTAGAGAAAGATGTAAAGCATAAACTGCCTGAAAAGCACCTGATACCAGATAACTTTCGTTTGGCTAAAGCCCCTATTTTAAATCCTGAGATTATATCGGTGCTTAACGAATCAGTCAGATACCGTgacaaattattagaaaaagagCAAAACCAACTGGGCCT
It encodes the following:
- the LOC134662592 gene encoding uncharacterized protein LOC134662592 → MGKRKRKDKNRHLKEKIRRLEDRLNRHSSSDSATDEEYNDYDRYYPESYDYPHNPGSEDEVPLIPWSDSEHSIPDTTPKSVVMQPAPIAGPALNSDAPSNVNEPVSADPDISNKTDTSPTLPPDILEALGDPKGKEEIYGPKIPDEISKRWGRVLVDGLEKDVKHKLPEKHLIPDNFRLAKAPILNPEIISVLNESVRYRDKLLEKEQNQLGLGISELTNLASAVIKENLDKVEILKKLSEASQIFLDLHHDQTTRRRKLITTTLDKKFVNIISDVKRDTYLFGENLGEKIKATKTAETSGLQVKRKDVNAVASTSRKYPNQGNWRGPPRTYYQYHHLQRTPRQGGPRPRYPNQQYRYRPPVPDRQAQSTRKPPNKTPKV